The Verrucomicrobiota bacterium JB022 genome has a window encoding:
- a CDS encoding M14 family metallocarboxypeptidase, producing the protein MRVKELSERLQDAARRAGFKAEFYGQREEHGLIALVREPEQPKAHVYISAGVHGDEPAGPLAVLDLLRRKAFRDDVAYYIVPLVNPLGLEAKTRENDKGQDVNRSYGPTPSTPEAVAHQAWLGQRTFDLALCLHEDFESSGFYLYELGPQHLADNDARRRTHGFASPARDLLAAGAEHLPLDMSPEIDGMPANEGLMQPPLEHTTDWRDDLPEAIHLMRHHTPWCYTFETPSTSANIVDRVACQSAAVEAAVNWLIRQLAEAPKTQE; encoded by the coding sequence ATGCGCGTAAAGGAACTGAGCGAACGCCTGCAGGACGCCGCCCGCCGGGCCGGCTTCAAGGCAGAGTTTTATGGCCAGCGAGAAGAACATGGCCTGATTGCGCTGGTCCGCGAGCCGGAGCAGCCCAAGGCCCACGTCTATATCTCCGCCGGGGTGCATGGCGACGAGCCCGCCGGACCGCTGGCAGTGCTGGACCTGCTGCGCCGCAAGGCCTTTCGCGACGACGTGGCCTACTACATCGTGCCGCTCGTCAACCCGCTGGGGCTGGAGGCCAAGACGCGCGAAAACGACAAGGGCCAGGACGTAAACCGCAGCTACGGCCCCACCCCGAGCACGCCCGAAGCCGTCGCGCACCAGGCATGGCTGGGCCAGCGCACGTTCGACCTGGCGCTGTGCCTGCACGAAGATTTCGAGAGCTCCGGCTTTTATCTCTACGAGCTGGGGCCGCAGCACCTGGCCGACAATGACGCGCGCCGCCGCACGCACGGTTTTGCCTCCCCCGCCCGCGATCTGCTGGCCGCCGGGGCCGAGCACCTGCCGCTCGACATGAGCCCGGAGATCGACGGCATGCCCGCCAACGAGGGGCTGATGCAACCGCCGCTGGAGCACACCACCGACTGGCGCGACGACTTGCCCGAAGCCATCCACCTCATGCGGCACCACACCCCGTGGTGCTATACCTTTGAGACCCCGAGTACCTCGGCCAACATTGTCGACCGCGTGGCCTGCCAGAGCGCAGCGGTCGAGGCGGCCGTCAATTGGCTGATTCGCCAGCTGGCGGAAGCTCCGAAGACCCAAGAGTAA
- a CDS encoding penicillin-binding protein 2, with translation MSRAFLPVWRFWLIVAVVFASFGAVWVRLYLLQVVYAPELAAQAASSRQRTLQVEARRGDITDAHGNLLATARPVIDLGVDPQSVTAHDAEKLPELAVILKRPLPEVRRAFTDLTRTNSEGEQVPIRWTKLATLTEDDYQQVLDLGLKSVYGNRRYERYYPANEMAAHVVGYINKEGTPVMGIERYLDFYLRGQDGWRDTERDGRRRELAMFTQREVSPTDGLTVELTVDWVVQSMVEREIERIVGEYNPEGVSIIVSDPKTGAIRAMGNYPKFDPNTFWDFPLENQRNRAVTDIYEPGSTFKIVAASAALQEKIVTPDTLIDCAEPVAEYQGRRIRLPNDDHPLGEIPVSTVIAKSSNRGAAQLAMMLGDHRMHDYAARFGFGSITGWGPAGEVGGILHDVKDWDGLTISRLPAGYAVSATPLQVHFAMATIANDGVLMHPRVVKSVKDRQGNDVLEFTPRPRDQVVSPEVAQEMRAMLNQVVSREGTARRAMIDGYSVCGKTGTSRKIINGRYSHQLHVGSFSGFFPAEDPKVVITVMVNGARFKGIGYGGVVAAPAFKAIGEQLAAYYAIPRDIDPEKPSALYAANRQEGAQ, from the coding sequence ATGTCGCGCGCATTTCTCCCAGTCTGGCGTTTTTGGCTGATCGTGGCGGTGGTATTCGCCTCGTTCGGAGCTGTCTGGGTCCGCCTGTACTTACTACAGGTCGTATATGCGCCGGAGTTGGCCGCGCAGGCCGCCAGCTCGCGACAACGCACGCTGCAGGTCGAGGCCCGCCGGGGAGACATTACCGACGCGCACGGCAACCTGCTTGCGACCGCCCGCCCGGTGATCGACCTCGGCGTCGACCCGCAATCGGTGACGGCTCACGACGCCGAAAAGCTGCCGGAGCTGGCCGTGATCCTGAAGCGCCCCCTGCCAGAGGTGCGCCGCGCCTTTACGGACCTCACGCGCACCAACAGCGAAGGCGAGCAAGTGCCGATCCGCTGGACCAAGCTCGCTACGTTGACTGAAGACGACTACCAGCAGGTGCTCGACCTCGGCCTCAAGTCCGTCTACGGCAACCGCCGCTACGAGCGCTATTACCCGGCCAACGAAATGGCCGCCCATGTCGTCGGCTACATTAATAAAGAGGGCACGCCGGTCATGGGCATCGAGCGTTACCTCGACTTTTACCTGCGCGGTCAGGATGGCTGGCGCGATACCGAGCGCGACGGTCGCCGTCGCGAGCTGGCCATGTTTACCCAGCGCGAGGTGAGCCCTACCGACGGCCTGACAGTCGAGCTGACGGTCGACTGGGTCGTCCAGAGCATGGTGGAGCGTGAGATCGAGCGCATCGTGGGGGAATACAACCCCGAAGGCGTCTCGATCATCGTCAGCGACCCCAAGACGGGGGCCATCCGTGCGATGGGCAACTACCCGAAGTTCGACCCTAACACGTTCTGGGACTTTCCGCTCGAAAACCAGCGCAACCGCGCAGTGACGGACATCTACGAGCCGGGCTCGACCTTCAAGATCGTGGCCGCCTCTGCCGCCCTGCAGGAGAAGATCGTCACGCCCGATACGCTGATCGACTGTGCGGAGCCGGTGGCCGAATATCAGGGGCGCCGCATCCGTCTGCCCAACGACGACCACCCGCTCGGCGAGATCCCCGTCTCGACCGTCATCGCCAAGTCCAGCAACCGCGGCGCGGCACAGCTCGCCATGATGCTGGGCGACCACCGCATGCACGATTATGCCGCACGCTTCGGCTTCGGCAGCATCACCGGCTGGGGCCCGGCGGGCGAAGTCGGCGGCATCCTGCACGACGTCAAGGACTGGGACGGCCTCACCATTTCGCGACTGCCCGCCGGCTATGCCGTATCGGCCACACCGCTACAGGTGCACTTTGCCATGGCCACCATTGCCAACGACGGCGTTTTGATGCACCCGCGCGTGGTCAAGAGCGTGAAAGACCGCCAAGGCAACGACGTGCTGGAATTTACGCCCCGCCCGCGCGACCAGGTCGTCTCGCCCGAAGTCGCCCAGGAGATGCGTGCGATGCTCAACCAGGTCGTGAGCCGCGAAGGCACTGCCCGCCGCGCCATGATCGACGGCTACTCCGTCTGCGGCAAGACAGGCACCTCGCGCAAGATCATCAATGGGCGTTACTCGCACCAGCTCCACGTCGGTTCGTTCTCCGGGTTCTTCCCGGCGGAAGACCCCAAGGTCGTCATCACGGTGATGGTCAACGGCGCCCGCTTCAAAGGCATCGGCTACGGCGGCGTGGTGGCCGCGCCTGCCTTCAAGGCGATTGGCGAGCAACTTGCAGCATATTACGCGATCCCGCGCGATATCGACCCGGAGAAGCCCAGCGCGCTCTACGCGGCCAATCGGCAGGAGGGCGCCCAATGA
- a CDS encoding UDP-N-acetylmuramoyl-L-alanyl-D-glutamate--2,6-diaminopimelate ligase encodes MTPFSLLAPTSAQAGDQRWQQASALLLQRLSPPTHATMITLARLFHDLPGVEFKGPEDVSVRALCIDSRRVATGAVFFALPGRRTHGLRFMEEAMDRGAAAIVTDQDIWVPRKMTLVRVPDVRAALVTASRRFYDEPQRHLHLVGVTGTSGKTVVTSLLHDWWSAQTPTGLLGTIHYALGNRTLPANRTTPEPIDLYAMFAQMHQAGCKRAVMEVSSHALDQERVRDLAYETVAFLNLTPEHLDYHGSMEGYFESVARLFDGRNGPAPRQVVINLDDPYGDLLISRLPQEARAVTFGRDERADLRLHDVQCTRHGATFKLQTPKGALTVHSPLVGEFNVDNVAAALAVAYAEGTDLNHCVRQLARFAGVRGRLELVNEGQDFSVIVDYAHTPQAYRRVLKTLRAITPGRLLVVFGCGGDRDPARRPEVTRVVAEEADLAWATADNPRSEQLADIFRDMRAGLPERHALRFLDDRRHAISQALDAAQAGDTVLIAGKGHETFQQHADSVVPFDDRAVARQLLRYRRELSN; translated from the coding sequence ATGACGCCCTTTTCGCTCCTGGCTCCAACCTCCGCCCAAGCTGGCGATCAGCGGTGGCAACAGGCGAGCGCCCTGTTGCTGCAACGCCTCTCGCCGCCTACCCATGCCACAATGATTACTTTGGCCCGACTCTTTCACGACCTGCCCGGGGTAGAATTCAAAGGCCCTGAAGACGTGTCGGTGCGGGCCCTCTGTATCGACAGCCGCCGCGTGGCCACAGGTGCCGTGTTTTTCGCGTTGCCCGGCCGCCGCACCCACGGTCTCCGCTTTATGGAAGAGGCGATGGACCGCGGGGCCGCCGCCATCGTGACCGATCAGGACATCTGGGTGCCGCGCAAGATGACCCTCGTGCGGGTGCCCGATGTGCGCGCCGCCCTCGTCACCGCTTCCCGCCGATTTTACGACGAGCCGCAACGCCACCTGCACCTCGTCGGTGTCACCGGCACCAGCGGCAAGACAGTCGTTACCAGCCTTTTGCACGACTGGTGGAGCGCCCAGACCCCCACCGGCCTCCTCGGCACCATCCACTACGCCCTCGGCAATCGCACCCTGCCGGCCAACCGCACCACGCCCGAGCCGATCGACCTCTACGCGATGTTTGCGCAGATGCACCAGGCCGGCTGCAAGCGCGCGGTCATGGAAGTCAGTTCGCACGCGCTCGACCAGGAGCGGGTGCGCGATCTCGCCTACGAGACGGTCGCCTTCCTCAACCTCACGCCCGAGCACCTCGATTACCACGGCTCGATGGAGGGTTATTTCGAATCGGTCGCGCGCCTCTTCGATGGTCGCAACGGGCCGGCCCCGCGCCAGGTCGTGATCAACCTCGACGACCCTTACGGCGATCTCCTGATTTCGCGCTTGCCGCAGGAAGCACGCGCAGTGACGTTTGGTCGCGACGAGCGGGCCGACCTGCGCCTGCACGACGTGCAATGCACCCGCCACGGCGCCACTTTCAAGCTGCAGACGCCGAAGGGTGCGCTGACGGTGCATTCGCCGCTGGTGGGCGAGTTCAATGTCGACAACGTGGCGGCGGCCCTCGCCGTGGCCTATGCCGAAGGCACCGACTTGAACCACTGCGTGCGGCAATTGGCCCGTTTTGCTGGGGTCCGTGGCCGTCTGGAGCTGGTCAACGAAGGGCAGGACTTTTCGGTCATCGTCGACTACGCGCACACGCCGCAGGCCTACCGCCGCGTGCTCAAGACCTTGCGTGCGATCACCCCGGGCCGCCTGCTGGTGGTCTTTGGCTGCGGTGGCGACCGAGACCCGGCCCGTCGCCCGGAAGTGACCCGCGTGGTGGCCGAAGAGGCCGACCTCGCCTGGGCCACTGCCGACAACCCCCGTAGCGAGCAACTCGCCGACATTTTCCGCGACATGCGTGCCGGGCTGCCCGAGCGCCATGCCCTGCGCTTCCTCGACGACCGTCGCCACGCCATCAGCCAGGCCCTCGACGCCGCTCAGGCGGGCGACACCGTGCTGATCGCGGGCAAGGGCCACGAAACCTTCCAGCAACACGCCGATTCAGTCGTGCCGTTCGACGACCGAGCCGTCGCTCGCCAACTGCTCCGCTACCGGCGCGAGCTTTCCAACTGA
- a CDS encoding RNA pseudouridine synthase — MPAPSLLLETEAALIQPEWLEEWIVVDDNDVLVLNKPGWVVCHPSKNGPWSSLVGAVGEWRQLKRVHLVARLDRETSGLVVLAKHRLAARNLQMALEARSVTKRYLAFLEGVLEQPVTVDEPIGKDPFSEVAVMQMVRPERRGQTAQTHFEPLSNNGRVTLAMVTPHTGRKHQIRVHAAWLGHPVVGDKIYGGHPQAYLDFIRQGWTAQMAATLRWPRQALHAYEVTFELADGPRTWRAPLAPDLADFASIEGLSL, encoded by the coding sequence ATGCCCGCGCCCTCCCTATTGCTCGAGACCGAAGCCGCCTTGATCCAGCCCGAGTGGCTCGAAGAATGGATCGTGGTGGACGACAACGATGTGCTGGTGCTGAACAAGCCCGGCTGGGTCGTCTGCCACCCCTCCAAAAACGGCCCATGGTCTTCGCTCGTAGGGGCAGTGGGTGAGTGGCGGCAGCTCAAGCGCGTGCACCTCGTGGCCCGGCTCGACCGCGAGACTTCAGGCCTCGTCGTACTTGCCAAGCACCGCCTGGCCGCGCGCAACCTGCAGATGGCACTGGAGGCCCGAAGCGTCACCAAGCGCTACCTCGCCTTCCTCGAAGGCGTACTGGAGCAGCCGGTGACGGTCGATGAGCCGATTGGCAAAGATCCGTTCAGCGAAGTGGCCGTGATGCAGATGGTGCGCCCCGAGCGCCGAGGGCAGACCGCGCAGACCCATTTCGAGCCGCTCTCGAACAACGGGCGAGTTACGCTCGCCATGGTGACGCCGCATACGGGGCGCAAGCACCAGATCCGCGTGCACGCGGCCTGGCTGGGCCACCCAGTGGTGGGCGACAAGATTTACGGCGGGCACCCCCAGGCCTACCTCGACTTTATCCGCCAGGGCTGGACCGCCCAGATGGCCGCCACGCTGCGCTGGCCGCGGCAGGCGCTTCACGCTTATGAGGTGACTTTCGAACTGGCCGACGGCCCTCGCACCTGGCGCGCACCGCTGGCGCCGGATCTGGCAGATTTTGCGAGCATTGAGGGATTGTCCTTATAA
- a CDS encoding methyltransferase domain-containing protein, translated as MKPSPHTPDFASGASPAGASAGYSEKVAQQVPGLWDLHRMCGLLLAERVPADGRVLVLGAGGGLELKAFAEQQPGWSFHGVDPSPSMLQQAKETLGDQAERVAFCEGYIDDAPEGPFDGAACLLTLHFLPAVERQRTLAEIHRRLKPGAPLVVVHHSFPTDEVGKDRWLARYAAFSGAASVSAMKERLPVLSPPEDAALLAAAGFTGVELFYAAFTFKGWVGYKG; from the coding sequence TTGAAACCCAGCCCACATACCCCTGATTTTGCCTCGGGTGCATCCCCTGCCGGAGCCTCCGCCGGATATTCGGAAAAGGTGGCCCAGCAGGTGCCCGGTTTATGGGATCTGCACCGGATGTGCGGTCTGCTGCTTGCCGAACGTGTCCCGGCCGATGGGCGCGTGCTGGTGCTCGGAGCGGGTGGAGGCTTGGAATTGAAGGCCTTCGCCGAGCAGCAGCCGGGCTGGAGCTTCCATGGCGTGGATCCTTCGCCTTCCATGTTGCAGCAGGCCAAAGAGACGCTGGGCGATCAAGCGGAGCGGGTCGCATTTTGCGAAGGCTATATCGACGATGCCCCGGAGGGCCCGTTCGATGGCGCGGCCTGCCTGCTCACGTTGCATTTCCTCCCGGCAGTGGAACGGCAGCGCACTTTGGCCGAGATCCACCGCCGGCTGAAGCCCGGGGCACCGCTGGTGGTGGTGCACCACAGCTTCCCTACCGACGAGGTGGGCAAAGACCGGTGGCTCGCGCGCTATGCGGCGTTTTCCGGCGCGGCGAGCGTGTCGGCGATGAAGGAGCGGCTGCCCGTGCTCTCCCCGCCAGAAGATGCGGCCTTGCTCGCCGCGGCGGGCTTTACCGGGGTCGAGCTGTTCTACGCCGCCTTTACCTTCAAGGGCTGGGTCGGCTACAAGGGGTAA
- the rsmH gene encoding 16S rRNA (cytosine(1402)-N(4))-methyltransferase RsmH, whose translation MPSHVPVLFRETLAALEVAEGGRHVLDGTFGGGGHTRGMLEAAPDNRVTAFDCDPQAAERAAELQAEFGDRLAFHPVNFDRLDAFVDGRVDGALFDLGLSSFHYDLPERGFSFRFDGPADMRLNTREGRTAAEFLEHASETELVQAIRDFGEEPRWKPVLRAILSARGTGKLQRTASLAAVVEEAAAPRYQKASRIHPATRTFQGVRIAINDELGVIERMLPQAFAALRPGGILAVISFHSLEDRIVKRFFRRVAGQPESRRDNRPQQERHVQAEILTRRPLEAGEEEIALNPRSRSAKLRVLRKL comes from the coding sequence ATGCCGTCGCATGTGCCAGTCCTGTTTCGCGAGACACTCGCGGCCTTAGAGGTCGCGGAGGGGGGACGGCATGTGCTCGACGGTACCTTCGGTGGCGGCGGCCACACACGTGGCATGCTCGAAGCCGCGCCCGACAACCGCGTTACCGCTTTTGACTGCGACCCTCAGGCGGCCGAACGCGCCGCCGAGCTACAGGCCGAGTTTGGCGACCGCCTCGCCTTCCACCCCGTCAATTTCGACCGCCTCGACGCATTCGTCGACGGGCGCGTCGATGGTGCCCTCTTCGACCTGGGCCTTTCCTCTTTCCACTACGACCTGCCGGAGCGCGGCTTTTCCTTCCGCTTCGACGGGCCGGCCGACATGCGCCTCAACACCCGCGAGGGGCGCACTGCGGCCGAATTCCTGGAACACGCTTCCGAAACTGAGTTGGTTCAAGCCATTCGCGACTTCGGTGAAGAGCCGCGATGGAAGCCAGTGCTCCGGGCGATCCTATCCGCCCGGGGCACTGGTAAACTCCAGCGCACCGCCTCGCTCGCCGCCGTCGTCGAAGAAGCTGCCGCCCCTCGCTACCAGAAGGCCAGCCGCATCCACCCGGCCACCCGCACCTTCCAGGGCGTGCGCATCGCCATCAACGACGAGCTGGGCGTGATCGAGCGCATGTTGCCGCAGGCCTTCGCCGCACTTCGCCCCGGCGGCATCCTCGCCGTCATCAGCTTTCACTCCCTCGAAGACCGCATCGTCAAACGCTTCTTCCGCCGCGTGGCTGGCCAACCCGAAAGCCGGCGCGACAACCGCCCGCAGCAAGAACGTCACGTGCAGGCCGAGATCCTGACCCGCCGCCCCCTTGAGGCCGGCGAAGAAGAAATCGCTCTCAATCCTCGCTCCCGCTCCGCCAAACTCCGCGTTTTGCGCAAACTCTGA
- a CDS encoding NAD(+)/NADH kinase has translation MTQPLLSPIAIVPNISKPGAEELARTLLQNAQKLGVEGSIMPNYPSNPKSLEGFKLVVVIGGDGSILGVASAAAQAKVPVMGINLGTLGFMAHFTTQEITLHWPLVLRGEFELSPRTMIECKLHNGEPMLALNDLVIKTYSSRLVRLEVAQKGRLVNHYHADGLIFSTPTGSTAYNLAAGGPIVHPETHGLLLTPINPHTLSNRAIVLPHSRVVTVNIERPVTGMQISADGRELSRDPDSFPVEVHICTSCTLDLVQPAGHSHFEVLRNKLRWTGDTPSRLQQADGHQGS, from the coding sequence ATGACCCAACCGTTGCTCTCGCCCATCGCCATCGTCCCCAATATTTCCAAGCCGGGAGCGGAAGAGCTTGCTCGCACCCTGCTCCAGAACGCCCAGAAGCTGGGGGTGGAGGGCAGCATCATGCCCAACTACCCCAGCAACCCGAAATCGCTCGAAGGCTTCAAGCTGGTGGTGGTGATCGGGGGAGACGGCTCGATCCTCGGCGTAGCCAGCGCCGCCGCTCAGGCCAAGGTGCCCGTCATGGGCATCAACCTGGGCACGCTCGGCTTCATGGCCCACTTTACCACGCAGGAGATCACGCTGCACTGGCCGCTGGTGCTGCGAGGCGAGTTCGAGCTGAGCCCGCGCACCATGATCGAGTGCAAGCTGCACAACGGCGAGCCGATGCTGGCGCTCAACGATCTGGTGATCAAGACCTACTCCTCGCGCCTCGTGCGGCTGGAAGTGGCGCAAAAAGGCCGCCTGGTGAACCACTACCACGCCGACGGGCTGATCTTCTCGACCCCCACCGGCTCCACCGCCTACAACCTCGCGGCAGGGGGCCCCATCGTCCACCCGGAGACGCACGGGCTGCTGCTCACGCCGATCAACCCCCACACGCTTTCCAACCGCGCCATCGTGCTGCCCCACAGCCGGGTGGTGACGGTCAATATCGAGCGCCCGGTGACGGGGATGCAGATTTCCGCCGATGGCCGCGAACTTTCGCGCGATCCGGACAGCTTTCCGGTGGAGGTCCACATCTGCACCAGCTGCACGCTCGACCTCGTCCAGCCCGCAGGCCACTCGCACTTTGAGGTTTTGCGCAACAAGCTGCGCTGGACGGGCGATACGCCTTCGCGCCTGCAACAGGCCGATGGGCATCAGGGCAGCTAG
- a CDS encoding TlyA family RNA methyltransferase codes for MRLDALLVAQELATSREQAKALIMAGKVRHGTEVLDKAGKTYPSDLELTVIQPPRFVSRGGEKMAGFFERYPMDVTGWHILDVGASTGGFTDCLLQAGAADSTCVDVGHGQLHYKLRQDPRVTNFERVNARHLDEMELPYPTYDLVVMDLSFISLTLILGPAWNRVRPDGFLVALVKPQFEAGKKEVDMGHGIIRDPAIHEAVIDKIKDFAEQHMPWAELIGQCESPIEGMDGNREFLLGWKKVASDGEVVEIAPVA; via the coding sequence ATGCGTCTGGACGCCCTCCTCGTTGCGCAGGAGCTGGCGACTTCCCGCGAACAGGCCAAGGCCCTCATCATGGCTGGCAAAGTCCGCCATGGCACGGAGGTGCTCGACAAGGCGGGCAAGACCTACCCGAGCGATCTGGAGCTGACGGTGATCCAGCCGCCGCGCTTCGTCAGCCGCGGGGGCGAAAAGATGGCCGGCTTTTTCGAGCGCTACCCGATGGACGTCACGGGCTGGCACATCCTCGACGTGGGCGCCTCCACCGGCGGCTTTACCGATTGCCTGCTGCAGGCGGGAGCGGCCGACTCGACCTGCGTGGATGTAGGGCACGGTCAACTACATTACAAGCTGCGGCAGGACCCGCGCGTAACGAATTTCGAGCGCGTCAATGCCCGGCATCTCGACGAGATGGAGCTGCCCTACCCAACCTACGACCTCGTGGTGATGGACCTCTCTTTTATCTCGTTGACGCTGATCCTCGGCCCGGCCTGGAACCGCGTGCGGCCCGACGGTTTTCTCGTGGCGCTCGTCAAGCCTCAGTTCGAAGCGGGCAAGAAGGAAGTCGACATGGGCCACGGCATCATTCGCGACCCGGCGATCCACGAGGCGGTGATCGACAAGATCAAGGACTTTGCCGAGCAGCACATGCCTTGGGCCGAGTTGATCGGCCAGTGCGAATCCCCGATCGAGGGCATGGACGGCAACCGAGAGTTCCTGCTGGGTTGGAAGAAGGTTGCGTCGGACGGAGAAGTGGTTGAAATTGCGCCCGTCGCATGA
- a CDS encoding ATP-binding protein, translating into MKLLPKFSLVLVGTAGLILLLLAAAIVRWDRAYGELFEHLLAEKESQTTGVLALKTQSLKNFAYDYSWWEDTIDFVKNPTDEWWTEEIEGVPALFEADLTWFYNKAGQLVYERNDRNEIEVASFAIPDGQVLEWMRDLTYPHFFAETPYGVIELAGSPLQPGEDLERTTPAQGMMFAGRFHTDEFVYQVEELTGSRVHYAPATDDGGIASPDIPQHHGRQLRTVVPLQGLDGEVFGAAIYEYQTEIFGLFDQHLRSVVFLVAAIIIVMAVALAFTLPTLVLNPIARLRASMTEQQERPLYPLLDRGDELGQLAQLVRDFFQQKRVLTQESAARAKAVKEAEEAAREARRLERVKSEFLATMSHEIRTPMNAVVGFSELLREGNLPEEEREYATIVVENSYALLHLLDDILDYSKLDSSRLELQLECIDLRKFAAQIVSTYQAKARTRNLLLTLQLDPRLPQHVEVDSARLRQILNNLVDNGIKFTERGSVRLSLEPEGEWRPGEKASIQFTVRDTGIGIRDEQQRQIFEPFTQADSSTTRRFGGTGLGLAISSRLVSLMGGLLKVDSAYGRGSTFSFSLALPTAGEKSTEKAGEQENGRANLRLADTVPLHILVVEDNPTSGQLIHIHLRRLGYQPVLVMDGLEALERVQKERFDLILLDLQMPRMDGWTFVNQLRTLPRCPWVQQVKLIAVSANKLRVETSALVIAGIHGFVSKPYTFGALVNEIRRVCAPEITPPEGPPRSRDDVTLGSSELPPAGESAN; encoded by the coding sequence GTGAAACTGCTGCCCAAATTTTCCCTCGTGCTGGTGGGAACAGCTGGCCTGATCCTGCTGTTGCTGGCGGCTGCGATTGTGCGCTGGGACCGCGCCTACGGAGAGTTGTTCGAGCACCTGCTGGCGGAAAAGGAGAGCCAGACGACGGGTGTGCTCGCCCTGAAGACCCAGAGCCTGAAAAACTTTGCCTACGACTATAGCTGGTGGGAAGATACCATCGATTTTGTCAAAAACCCGACTGATGAGTGGTGGACGGAGGAGATCGAGGGCGTGCCGGCGCTCTTTGAGGCCGACCTGACGTGGTTTTACAACAAGGCGGGCCAGCTCGTCTACGAGCGCAACGACCGCAATGAAATCGAAGTTGCCTCTTTTGCCATCCCCGACGGGCAGGTTCTGGAATGGATGCGCGACCTCACTTACCCCCACTTTTTCGCGGAAACGCCGTATGGGGTGATTGAATTGGCGGGTTCGCCCCTGCAGCCGGGCGAAGACCTGGAGCGCACCACGCCGGCCCAAGGCATGATGTTTGCCGGTCGCTTCCATACCGACGAATTTGTCTATCAGGTGGAAGAGCTGACGGGCAGCCGCGTCCACTATGCCCCGGCCACCGACGATGGAGGCATCGCATCGCCCGACATACCGCAACACCACGGCCGTCAGCTGCGGACCGTCGTCCCGCTGCAGGGGCTCGATGGGGAGGTTTTCGGTGCGGCGATCTACGAATACCAGACGGAGATTTTCGGACTTTTCGACCAGCACCTGCGCTCCGTCGTCTTTTTGGTGGCGGCCATCATCATCGTCATGGCGGTGGCACTGGCCTTTACCTTGCCCACGCTCGTGCTCAACCCCATCGCCCGCCTCCGTGCCTCGATGACAGAGCAGCAGGAGCGGCCGCTTTATCCTTTGCTCGATCGTGGCGACGAATTGGGCCAGCTTGCGCAGCTGGTGCGCGACTTTTTCCAGCAGAAGCGCGTGCTGACGCAGGAGTCTGCCGCCCGCGCGAAGGCGGTGAAGGAGGCCGAAGAAGCCGCCCGCGAGGCCCGTCGACTGGAACGCGTGAAGTCCGAGTTCCTCGCGACGATGAGCCATGAGATCCGCACCCCCATGAACGCCGTGGTCGGTTTTTCGGAGCTGCTGCGCGAGGGTAACCTGCCGGAGGAAGAGCGCGAATACGCCACCATCGTGGTCGAGAACAGCTATGCACTGCTTCACTTGCTCGACGATATCCTCGACTATTCGAAGCTCGATTCGAGCAGGCTGGAGCTGCAGCTGGAGTGTATCGACCTGCGCAAATTCGCCGCCCAGATCGTTTCCACCTATCAGGCGAAGGCGCGGACCCGTAACCTGTTGCTGACCCTGCAGCTCGATCCTCGCCTGCCACAGCATGTGGAAGTCGATAGCGCCCGCTTGCGGCAGATCCTCAACAACCTGGTCGACAACGGGATCAAGTTTACCGAGCGCGGCTCCGTGCGCCTGAGCCTGGAGCCCGAAGGGGAGTGGCGGCCGGGCGAAAAAGCTTCGATCCAGTTTACGGTGCGCGATACCGGCATCGGTATCCGCGATGAGCAGCAGCGCCAGATTTTCGAGCCCTTTACGCAGGCCGACAGCTCCACCACGCGTCGTTTTGGCGGCACCGGCCTCGGGCTGGCGATCAGCTCACGGCTCGTGTCGCTGATGGGCGGCCTGTTGAAGGTCGACTCTGCTTATGGCCGCGGCTCCACCTTCAGTTTCAGCCTCGCCCTGCCCACTGCGGGCGAGAAGTCGACCGAAAAGGCGGGCGAGCAGGAAAACGGGCGCGCCAATCTTCGCCTGGCCGATACCGTGCCGCTGCACATCCTGGTGGTGGAAGACAACCCGACCTCGGGCCAGTTGATCCACATCCACCTGCGGCGCCTCGGCTACCAGCCCGTGCTCGTGATGGACGGCCTGGAGGCTTTGGAGCGGGTGCAGAAGGAGCGGTTCGACCTCATCCTGCTCGATTTGCAAATGCCACGTATGGACGGCTGGACCTTTGTCAACCAGCTCCGCACCTTGCCCCGCTGCCCGTGGGTGCAGCAGGTAAAGCTGATCGCCGTTTCCGCCAATAAATTACGCGTCGAGACCTCGGCGCTGGTCATCGCAGGCATCCACGGCTTCGTCAGCAAGCCCTACACCTTCGGCGCGCTGGTCAACGAAATCCGCCGGGTATGCGCGCCGGAGATTACCCCGCCGGAAGGCCCGCCGCGCAGCCGTGACGACGTTACTCTTGGGTCTTCGGAGCTTCCGCCAGCTGGCGAATCAGCCAATTGA